The Mustela erminea isolate mMusErm1 chromosome 18, mMusErm1.Pri, whole genome shotgun sequence genome has a window encoding:
- the NAT9 gene encoding N-acetyltransferase 9 yields the protein MRLNENTLLLGKKVVLVPYTAEHVPRYHEWMRSEELRRLTASEPLTLEQEHSMQRSWREDADKCTFIVLDAEKWQARPSTTEESCMAGDVNLFLTDLGDPSLGEIEVMIAEPSCRRRGFGTEAVLMMMSYGVTKLGLTRFEAKIGQGNEPSIRMFQKLHFEQVAVSSVFQEVTLRLTVNEHERQWLLEQTSHVEERCYGDGPPQSQ from the exons ATGAGGTTAAATGAGAACACTTTGCTGCTGGGGAAGAAGGTGGTGCTAGTACCTTACACCGCAGAGCACGTGCCTAG ATACCACGAGTGGATGAGATCAGAGGAGCTGCGGCGTCTGACCGCCTCGGAGCCACTGACTCTGGAGCAGGAACATTCCATGCAGCGGAGCTGGCGGGAGGACGCGGACA AGTGTACATTCATTGTGCTGGATGCAGAGAAGTGGCAGGCCCGGCCGAGCACCACTGAAGAGAGCTGCATGGCGGGAGACGTAAACCTCTTTCTCACAGATCTGGGGGACCCCTCCCTGGGGGAGATTGAGGTCATGATTGCAG AGCCCAGCTGCAGGCGCAGAGGCTTTGGCACCGAGGCTGTTCTCATGATGATGTCTTATG GAGTGACCAAATTAGGTCTGACCAGATTTGAGGCTAAAATTGGGCAAGGAAATGAACCGAGTATCCGGATGTTCCAGAAGCTTCACTTTGAGCAG GTGGCTGTGAGCAGCGTCTTCCAAGAGGTGACGCTCAGGCTGACAGTGAACGAGCATGAGCGGCAGTGGCTTCTGGAGCAGACCAGCCATGTGGAAGAGAGGTGCTATGGAGATGGGCCGCCGCAGTCCCAGTGA